DNA sequence from the Patescibacteria group bacterium genome:
CAGTACTGATAGTCAAAAAGGTATCAATAACATTCCTTTTGATAGATATCATATTTCTAGAAGCGGGGCTTTTGCTAACAAGCCAGAAGCGATTATTGGTTGGGTTGATAAGGCTATTGAAGATAAACAATATGTTCATTTGAATTTTCATAAGATTGGCAGCGGAACCGTTTTGGACTATTCTCCCGAAAACTTTCAGCGCGTGATTGAGTATGTTGCCCAGAAAAGAAACGAGGGTAAAATAGAGGTTAAGACTATGTATGAATTAATTGAAAATTGCGAGCGACTAAATCAGTGCATCGACTAGACATTTATTGATAATTTTAAAATGAAAATTGAAGAATTCTTAAAAAATACAAATTTGGACAATTCGCTGCTGATTGGTTATTATGGCGGTGGTAATTTTGGCGATGAATTGCTGTTAGAGGTTCTTTTGCATTTCTTGAAAAAAGGTAATTTTAAAGATGTGAAGGTTATGTATTTGTCGTATGTGTCTTTTGATAATTACCATAAAAGAGTCGAAGGAATTAAAGTGGTCGACATTCGGTCTAAATTGAATTTTATTTATGAGTTTGTAAAATCGAGAAACATTGTTATTGGTGGGGGCGGAATTTGGGGCCTGGACTTTAATCGAAATGTTTTTGTCTTGAGTTTATTGATTTTTTTTGCTCGATCTATTTTTCTGAAAAAGGTGTACTTGGTTGGTATTGGATACTATAAATCAACAACGCGGATTGGTAATTTGGCAGCTTTTCTGGTTGGAAAGTCTAGTAATTTAATTATTGCAAGGGACGCAGAGACGTTTAACAATTTTAAGAACATTTGTCGAGAGACATATCTCGATCAAGATATCGCTTTCTTATTACCAGGTCTTAGCAGGGATGATTATACTGATGATTTATTGAAATTGGAAAATAAATTTAATATAAACAGCAAGACAGTATTTATAACAATCAGAAGATTTCAAAAAAAACATCAAAATAAATATCAGAAACTAATTAAAGAGTTGATTAAAAAAAATAATGGTCTGTATTTTGTTTTGATGTTGTTGGAGGCTGGTAGTGTTTATGAGGACGGAATTGTTGCGATGAATGAAATAAGAAACGAGTGCCATAATGTTTTTATTGCTGATTATGAATACAACCCTGTGGCTTTATATTATTTTTTTAAGAAACACAGAGATGATTTGCTGATCATTTCCCCGCAGTTTCATGGGCAACTTGTGGCACACTTGGCTGGTGTAAAATTCTTGCCAGTTGGCTATGATAATAAAAATTTTGAGCTTTTTAAGATTTTGAATGTTAAAAAATACTACAACATTAACCAACTAACCCTTCAAGATTTGCAAAGTTTTGTTGATAATTATTAATATGAACTATAATAGTTTTTTATCCAATGGCGACTTCGTTTTTCCATTTGAGTTTGTTGATTATTTCAATGAGCATTTTTTTCTGTGGTCTTTTAACAAGAGTGCTTTAAATTTGGATAGTATTATTAGGCTGCTCATTAGAATACCTAATTTACTAGTTTTCTATTCGTCTAACAATATTGTTGTTTCCTATTTTTATATTATTTTTTGTTTGGTCGTTGGCTTCTTTTCGTTTTATTATTTTTTAAGCTCTTTTTTGGATATTAAAAGAAAGTCGGTGATTGTTATATCTTCGTTATTCTTTGTGTTTAATCCAATTTTTTTGGGCAATAGCGCCAAGATGGGGCTCGTGCTTGCGGCGTCTTTGTTGCCATTGATATTAACATTAATTAGAAATTTTTACGCGAAAAAAGATTTTAGATTCTTATTGCTTTCTTTTTTTGTCCTCAATGCCTCTTTTATACATCCGTTCACATTTATCGTTAATATTCTCGTTGGTGGCGTTTATTTTATTTTTCTACTAATGAGAAATGTGGATTTTTTGTTTAAAAATATAAAAAAGTTTTTTCTTTTCGTTTTTGTCGGAATTTGCCTGAATTTTTATTTTCTTATCCCGCTAATATCAGTTGGCACGATTGACAAAGGGGCGATTTTGAATGTTGTTAGCGGCGAGGAGATTAATTATTTCGAGTTGGTTGATATTGCCAATGCTGACAATATCCTAACTTCTCTTTCATTGACAAAAAATGTATTTAAAGACTTTGATTTTTTTAGTCAGCACACTGCTGGTTTGTATTTTTTTTCAATCTTTTTTTTGTATATCGTGATTTTTTCTCCATTTTTGTTGGCGAATAAAAAAAGCAATCAGCAACATCGGGTAGTATTTGTAATGTCACTTCT
Encoded proteins:
- a CDS encoding polysaccharide pyruvyl transferase family protein, with amino-acid sequence MKIEEFLKNTNLDNSLLIGYYGGGNFGDELLLEVLLHFLKKGNFKDVKVMYLSYVSFDNYHKRVEGIKVVDIRSKLNFIYEFVKSRNIVIGGGGIWGLDFNRNVFVLSLLIFFARSIFLKKVYLVGIGYYKSTTRIGNLAAFLVGKSSNLIIARDAETFNNFKNICRETYLDQDIAFLLPGLSRDDYTDDLLKLENKFNINSKTVFITIRRFQKKHQNKYQKLIKELIKKNNGLYFVLMLLEAGSVYEDGIVAMNEIRNECHNVFIADYEYNPVALYYFFKKHRDDLLIISPQFHGQLVAHLAGVKFLPVGYDNKNFELFKILNVKKYYNINQLTLQDLQSFVDNY